A genomic stretch from Desulfolutivibrio sulfodismutans DSM 3696 includes:
- a CDS encoding sigma 54-interacting transcriptional regulator — MNSTYSWEPRSWIVPPGLVEALARFEIRCDAIINKRKAGEHSCLLIRGETGVGKSMFAECFVHKYLKQYPGKRVVAINCSAIPETLLESELFGYKKGASSTAVKDKKGILEIAGDGVLILEELGEMEKNLQAKLLVAIERRVFFALGDTKETRLNAQIVATSNASRGKFRPDFWFRFETFAVSPLHERRYDVIYYIQHFDKELLGLLTGGVVLALFGYNWPGNVREVEIVCNAIRENIEYARRNKFIKDDKFEFTVRAFHRQQYSALFRQRSEEGSFCFGKGSELALRLKQNGVDVKCIETVLDEFRLGLDSFSSVIVGSVEKDLNNTVEYVVSSIGERIKLVDNSIFQKLYGGFGLFCFAFSQDINSSSDLLDLKSSVVCNKFGKERITERIEQVVLSNEAVESASKHAPGKFNYVNFVKFVYDDDPQALEIFSILTDEMKQVVLECTKFLTGIKDIKTDDLLDMHALRKRYRGNEFLAHYLGEEVEADGEEIHIENISLNELRDLYYETLCSVLGTAHGYQKKIAKIAGRTEGRVSQVLDKNGLSDKFKKLNYTPRKRLAILK; from the coding sequence ATGAATAGCACCTACTCGTGGGAACCAAGGTCTTGGATTGTGCCGCCAGGATTAGTCGAAGCGCTGGCGCGATTTGAAATTCGCTGCGACGCGATCATAAACAAGAGAAAGGCTGGAGAGCACTCCTGTCTATTGATTCGCGGGGAAACCGGCGTTGGTAAGAGCATGTTTGCCGAGTGCTTTGTTCACAAGTATCTCAAGCAGTATCCGGGGAAAAGGGTTGTCGCTATCAACTGTTCTGCAATACCAGAAACGCTATTGGAGTCTGAACTTTTTGGGTATAAGAAAGGAGCGTCTAGCACGGCGGTCAAAGATAAAAAGGGAATTCTAGAAATTGCTGGAGATGGTGTTTTAATATTAGAAGAGCTTGGAGAAATGGAAAAAAATCTTCAAGCAAAGCTTCTTGTTGCGATAGAGAGAAGAGTGTTTTTTGCGCTTGGCGACACAAAAGAAACGAGGCTCAATGCTCAAATTGTCGCAACATCTAACGCTTCGCGGGGAAAATTTAGGCCAGATTTTTGGTTCAGATTTGAGACCTTTGCAGTTTCTCCTCTTCATGAGCGCCGGTATGATGTTATATATTATATTCAACACTTTGACAAAGAACTACTTGGGTTGCTTACAGGAGGTGTCGTTCTGGCCCTGTTCGGGTATAATTGGCCAGGGAATGTTAGAGAGGTAGAGATTGTATGCAATGCTATCCGTGAAAATATTGAATATGCTAGAAGAAATAAATTCATAAAAGATGACAAATTTGAGTTTACTGTCAGGGCATTTCATCGCCAACAATACAGCGCATTGTTTCGACAGAGGTCTGAAGAGGGTTCTTTTTGCTTCGGCAAAGGAAGTGAACTGGCGTTGAGGCTGAAACAAAATGGCGTTGATGTTAAATGCATTGAGACGGTCCTAGATGAATTTCGATTGGGGCTTGACAGTTTTTCTTCAGTGATAGTCGGGTCCGTTGAAAAGGATCTGAACAATACTGTTGAATATGTAGTATCGTCGATAGGCGAAAGAATCAAGCTTGTTGATAATAGTATATTTCAAAAACTATACGGCGGGTTTGGGTTATTTTGTTTTGCGTTTTCTCAGGACATAAACTCTAGTAGCGACTTGTTGGATTTGAAAAGTTCAGTTGTGTGCAATAAATTTGGCAAAGAAAGAATAACTGAGCGGATAGAACAGGTGGTTCTTAGCAATGAGGCGGTAGAAAGTGCAAGTAAACATGCCCCAGGCAAGTTCAACTATGTTAATTTTGTCAAGTTTGTATACGATGATGACCCGCAAGCTCTAGAAATATTTAGCATTCTTACTGATGAGATGAAGCAGGTTGTTCTTGAGTGTACTAAATTTTTGACAGGCATCAAGGATATTAAAACCGATGATTTGCTTGATATGCATGCGCTGCGCAAGCGCTACAGAGGAAATGAATTCTTGGCTCACTATTTAGGAGAAGAAGTGGAGGCTGACGGTGAGGAAATTCATATCGAAAATATTTCATTAAATGAATTGCGCGACCTTTATTATGAAACGCTGTGCTCTGTTCTCGGGACAGCCCATGGGTATCAGAAGAAAATTGCGAAGATTGCTGGCCGTACGGAGGGTCGAGTGTCGCAGGTGCTTGATAAAAATGGACTTAGTGATAAATTTAAAAAACTAAATTATACGCCTAGGAAAAGGCTGGCAATTCTGAAGTGA
- a CDS encoding ABC transporter permease translates to MLVLFRAIAIKTLWVAVILLGITVISFGVIHLAPGSPTDLQTTLNPYATAETRQRLEKIYGLDRPIHVQYLDWLSRMVRFDFGRSLGGDNRPVWDKIKERLPLTIGMNVISLILTLAIAIPIGVIAANRQGGLFDRATTVLVFLGFAMPGFWLALLLMLAFGIHWPILPISGMTSLDFAQLSPLQKALDLLRHLAMPIFIYTFGSLAGMSRFMRSSMLEVLRQDYILTARAKGLPERVVIFKHALRNALLPVITILGLSLPGLIGGSVIIESIYALPGLGQLFYQAVMSRDYPLIMGNLVLGAILTLGGNLLADVGYALADPRVRAGGDSDD, encoded by the coding sequence GTGCTCGTCCTGTTCCGCGCCATCGCCATCAAAACCCTCTGGGTCGCCGTGATCCTGCTCGGCATCACCGTCATCAGTTTCGGCGTCATTCATCTGGCCCCGGGCTCGCCCACCGATCTCCAAACCACGCTCAACCCCTACGCCACGGCCGAAACCCGGCAGCGGCTGGAAAAAATCTACGGCCTGGACCGCCCCATCCACGTCCAATACCTGGACTGGCTCTCGCGCATGGTCCGCTTCGACTTCGGCCGCTCCCTTGGCGGCGACAACCGCCCCGTCTGGGACAAGATCAAGGAGCGTCTGCCCCTGACCATCGGCATGAACGTCATCTCGCTCATCCTCACCCTGGCCATCGCCATCCCCATCGGGGTCATCGCCGCCAACAGACAGGGCGGCCTCTTCGACCGGGCCACCACCGTACTGGTCTTTCTCGGCTTCGCCATGCCCGGATTCTGGCTGGCGCTTTTGCTCATGCTGGCCTTTGGCATCCACTGGCCCATCCTGCCCATCTCCGGCATGACCTCGCTCGACTTCGCGCAGCTCAGCCCCCTGCAGAAGGCCCTCGACCTCCTGCGGCATCTGGCCATGCCCATTTTCATCTACACCTTCGGCAGCCTGGCCGGCATGTCGCGGTTCATGCGCTCCTCCATGCTCGAGGTGCTGCGCCAGGACTACATCCTGACCGCGCGCGCCAAGGGCCTGCCCGAACGCGTGGTCATCTTCAAGCACGCCCTGCGAAACGCCCTTTTGCCGGTCATCACCATCCTGGGGCTGTCGCTTCCCGGCCTCATCGGCGGCTCGGTGATCATCGAATCCATCTACGCCCTGCCGGGCCTGGGCCAGCTTTTCTATCAGGCGGTCATGTCCCGGGACTATCCGCTGATCATGGGCAATCTGGTGCTGGGGGCCATCCTGACCCTGGGCGGGAACCTCCTGGCCGATGTGGGCTACGCCCTGGCCGATCCCCGGGTGCGGGCCGGAGGCGACAGCGATGACTAG
- a CDS encoding ABC transporter permease produces the protein MSASRARFFWSRYGMFLAGLLLVGVMSLGALFAPLLAAHDPTRLDVDAILQPPSLTHPMGTDALGRDVLARMLYGGRVSLWVGFVAVGLSVAIGLALGLISGYFGGLVDEAIMRGVDVMLCFPSFFLILAVIAFLEPSLVNIMVVIGLTSWMGVARLVRAETLTLRNREFVLAARMAGSGTARILFHHILPNALAPVLVSATLGVAGAILVESSLSFLGLGVQPPTPSWGNMLMEGKDVLEIAPWLSIFPGLAILFTVLGYNLLGESLRDILDPRLRR, from the coding sequence ATGAGCGCCTCGCGGGCCCGTTTCTTCTGGTCCCGGTACGGCATGTTCCTGGCCGGGCTTTTGCTGGTTGGGGTCATGTCCCTGGGGGCGCTTTTCGCGCCGCTTCTCGCCGCCCACGACCCCACGCGCCTGGACGTGGACGCGATCCTGCAGCCGCCGAGCCTCACGCACCCCATGGGCACCGACGCCCTGGGCCGCGACGTGCTGGCCCGGATGCTCTACGGCGGCCGGGTGTCGCTGTGGGTGGGGTTCGTGGCCGTGGGCCTGTCCGTGGCCATCGGGCTGGCGCTGGGGCTGATCTCGGGCTATTTCGGGGGGCTGGTGGACGAGGCCATCATGCGTGGCGTGGACGTGATGCTGTGCTTCCCGTCCTTTTTCCTGATTCTGGCGGTCATCGCCTTCCTTGAGCCGTCGCTTGTGAACATCATGGTGGTCATCGGCCTGACCTCCTGGATGGGCGTGGCCCGGCTGGTGCGGGCCGAGACGCTGACGCTGCGCAACCGGGAATTCGTCCTGGCGGCGCGCATGGCCGGGTCGGGCACGGCGCGCATTCTGTTTCATCACATCCTGCCCAACGCCCTGGCCCCGGTTTTGGTGTCCGCGACGCTCGGCGTGGCCGGGGCCATCCTGGTGGAGTCGTCCTTGAGCTTTCTGGGGCTTGGGGTGCAGCCGCCCACCCCGAGCTGGGGCAACATGCTCATGGAGGGCAAGGACGTGCTGGAGATCGCGCCCTGGCTGTCGATCTTCCCTGGGCTGGCCATCCTTTTCACCGTGCTCGGCTACAATCTTCTGGGCGAGAGCCTGCGGGACATCCTGGACCCCAGGCTCAGGCGATGA